Within the Paramormyrops kingsleyae isolate MSU_618 chromosome 2, PKINGS_0.4, whole genome shotgun sequence genome, the region caatctttcaattacaagtgcgcatccttaaccattaagacaccactgcccCGATATTTTAGATATTTGACAtctaaaaacatttatcccaaaatgctacaaatgcttttattcagcacaaactcagcaccaataatctgagaccatttaaaatgtcatttttctatttttttgtttaaatgcagaATTACAAAGACAGGAAGAGTGTTCCTCTGCAGATCCAGGAATTTCCATGGTTACATAGGATGTAAGTAAgtacattttattaatatatcGCACCTTTCACAGAAAGATGTCACCAAGCGCTGAACAAGAGACgaaacacaaaaatgaaaacagcaCAAGTTAAAAACAGCCAGCAGTGAAacatacataacaaacagtCAAAATATAAGAACACAAGAAAATATAACAACACACTGAGTTTTATATATAACCACCAATGATTGCTGCCACTGCCAAGGTTAGGGTttagattagggttagggttaggatttagattagggttagggtttagattagggttaggttttagattagggttagggtttagattagggttaaggttaggctTCAGGTATAGGGTTTTCCCAAGGTGCTTCCCATTCTAATGATAATGGGTGATATCCACGCAGTACCCAGCACTATTCCAGCCTAATGAGATGACTGGGTGCCCGGACCCAGATTCCCACAGGTGCTCACCAACACGGAAAAGACCAGGGCCACGATGTTGATGGGATAGGCGGGGCAGAAGCAGGTGAAGATGGTGAAGGCCAGGTAATTCCGTAGTGGGGGGGCTTCCTCTGCCTCGTCTCGCCGACACTGGTTCTCATCCAGTGGACGCTTGACATTCCGCTCCGCCGCCCCAAGCGACATTGGTGCAGGCAAAGACGACAAATAGAAGCAAAGATAAAAATTTCACTTAAAATTTGCAGTAATATGAATACAGCTACAAACTGCGAAAGAGTGAACGACCTTCACTGGGTCTGAGTAAGGATTGTGGGAAGGGCTGCCCTACAGCTGAGGAGCGActaaattatttttaagggTAAATACAATCTCTcttggagagagagggaggggagagtgggtgagagaaagagagagagagatgggtgGGCATAAAGAGGGCTGcagagatttacaccctctggATCTGTTCCAGACCCAAGGAAGGAGGAGCACGGGAGGAGAGCAGCTGTATTCTGGTAGTCTATTCCTGGCATTCCAAGTAAAGACTGGCAAACGTAGACTGCAAACTTAATTTGCAGACGGAAGTGACTGGGTGTAACGAATCAGATGAAGGTCTCCATGGCTGCTTTctaaccaaaaccaaaacaaaacccCAAAACTCAAAGTCATCAACATGCAATCAGCCGCTGCAGTCTCTTCCACTCCACAGCCTTCCATAGGTCTGGAGCAGGCTGTCAGATCAAAGTCCAGGAGGACCCGCTCCAATAGTGCCAGTGGGGCCGCTTCCGgcatcccacttctgacaccagtaTAATGTCTGGCAAAATAAGGCATCATGGTAGCAGATGAGAAGGCACATTTTAAAGGAGAGCAACACTCTTTTATGAAGCCCTTAAAAAGACAAACACAGGCACTAAACAACCACTGAACCACATAATGGGGAAAGCCAGGGAGGTCTAAAGCTGGACTGTAAGGTATACACACGGTGGGTAATTTATACTATAGCTAAAGCAATGTGACGACCAGACAGGGTTCATGCAAGACACAAGAAGGGCACCCACAACAATCATGAACAAAGCAAGTATTAACAATAACACAAACAATAGGCAATTTACATTTTTCCAGCATGTTCCGGTGGTACAATACCTAGAATCATGCTGCCCCACTGCCAAGACAGTTTTCTCTTCCATCTTTCCCATGAGTTTCCTATTGgctgtgccaaaaatatgtcaGATCACAGCATGCACAAGTTTAATAAATTTGAACTCTGGGCACAGGTTCGCTAAAATGCACGATGCACTCAGCTCATACTTTGCTTTGTGCTGCAGAA harbors:
- the LOC111839176 gene encoding transmembrane protein 233; this encodes MSLGAAERNVKRPLDENQCRRDEAEEAPPLRNYLAFTIFTCFCPAYPINIVALVFSVLSQNSHAEGDYEGSRRLGRKALHLGIASIVIGLLLIAVYCIVHFTTYDI